The sequence CCGGACGagcttcttcctctcccctcccccgcgAGCTGTCACCAAGCCTCTGAGTGGTGTGCACGTGGGGAGCAGTCCTTTCTCATATTGAGATGTGCGTGGTCTTATCGGGGTCTTGTCACAGGGAGGGAGTGGGTGCTGTGTCCCCACACGAGGGGCTTGGGgcaagcctgtgtaccacaaacGGGGCGAGGCGCCGGAAGCTCTGCGGGGGGTAGGGCGTGCTCGCGGGGTGCAGGGGTTCAGCATCAACCACAGGGGACTTGACTGGGAAGGATGGAcagttttcttcttgcttttctcaCCCTCTCTGACTTGATGGATAATGTGAACTGGTCTTACgcagatttttctgtttctaaatcTCCTATAACACAAGTACTATTGAGCGTAAGGAAATGATGCTGCTTTGATAGTGACAAGAAGGAAGTGTTGTGTCGAGCTGCACCTGCTATGAGTTGCATGTTTAAAcactggaattttctttttcttgaaattagatcagtctggtttttttttcccctttccttaagGTATTTTACTGCTGACACTGAAGAAAAAATGTAATTCATAACTTGCACtaaatgtatatttctttcttaaaaatttaccattcttatttatatttttatggattaaaatttataaaatacagaTCAGTTAATATCACACTTAAATACTTTTacctttttaatgtgatttttatagACTAATTCAGACTTAGAAATATGGAAATATGAACAAAGTTTACAGTGGGAACGAGGGTCTAAGATGTGGTGTGGTTGTTTCTTTGTGATCACACGTGTACGGAAACCTTTTCTCATCTCTCACTGCCATCctctgggttgtttccagcttgtCCATTTTGACTCATTAACTGGAAGCTGAAAAACTATGTATTGTTTCGCAGATTAAAAGTTAAATAGtgttaaccttaaaaaaaaaaaagaaaacagtagaatggcaGAGGTAGCAGTTAAAATGTTGATCTGAACAGAACTTGTGAATCTTTGTGGAGGTCATGTCCAGGTGTTCAGTGACATTTTGAATCCACGCTGCACTTTTTTGCACAGTGGGCTGAAAACGTACTGGATGTGTTTGGAATTTGGGGTTTTGGAAAATACCTATCTTAATCATGGTCTCAATTCACATCAGCAAAGGCAGTTCACTTGAAGCACTGGCCTGAAAATTCTGGATTATGCGTCTTGGGAGGCAAAATGAATTTTTAGAGacagacatttttctgaaacaCATCTTGCAATGAGCTGTTTTTACATTTTGGAAGTGATTGTTCAGTTCTTGATTCTTAATAAACCTGTCAGGTCTGGGAGATCACAGATCTTTGTGATGCTGAGGATTTGTAAGATCTCGAAGCCATATTAGAACGGCCACTGGGAGCTGAGCAGACGTTAGGAATTCCATGACACCTGCGTCTTGCTCTGCCTGCAGTCAGTGCTTTGTCCTGCTTCCCCCTTCTGGCCGCCTGCACACTTGCTTCCCGGCGTGTGGAGACAGCCCTGCCTGAGCCACGGTCAGCTGGTCTCTCAGCCTCTGCTCCGTGCGTTTGCCCGAGGCCCAGCGAGCGTGGGGGCTCCGTGGCCGCTCCGTGGTGTCTGCTTTATCTCCCTCGTTTCCTTTCCGATTTTGGGTCCCGCGTCACCCTGACGTCTCGGGCGGATGCAGATTCTCTCCTGTGTGTCCGTCCTGCTGAGACGCGGGGGCGCGCGTGGCTGTCTCGCTCCATCCCGCTTTCCTTCTGGTATGTTGGGTGTGTCTGCGTGTCCGCCCAGCGAGGGGCGTTGGAGGCCATGTGGTGGAAGTGCCCAGCCCAGCGGAGTGCAGGCGGAGCCTCATTGGAGTACCCTTTCTGAGAAGGTATGATGAGAATGGGCAGGGTGTCAGCATCTCTTCTCCTTAATAGTTGTGTTCAGTTCTGACTCATGAATGCCTAGTTTGTTCATCTGCGATGTTGCCTAGAGctgtatttatctgtttttatttatacTAGTGTAGTAGAGCTGCATATCATTACAGTACACATGGTGACTGTGATGAGTCAATCAGAAAACCTATTAAAATCTATACGACAACGTGTGGTTTGGCCTTTGATTCCCTCGGTCACCGTGCTCCGGGGTCACTGCCGCTGTGTGTGTCGTGTGGCTGGGGCACCCAGCGTGCACCCCCCGGGGTGTCCTGCGTCTCTCGGGCTGCGAGGCAGCGCTGTCCTTGGCAAGCAGGAGTCACGGGGACCCGGCAGACCCCAGGGTGACTGCAGGGTGTGCGTACCGGGACCACGCTCCTCAAAGGAGACCGGTAAGTAACCTGCAGACTGTTGCTGAGAGTGCGGTGGTTCGCACACAGAGCTGCCTGCGGGAGGGGAGACAGACACTTGGAGCGGTGTCCACGCGTCCAGGGCCGTGAGCCTGGTCCTGACGCGCCCGGGACACCTCGTTTTGCTGCCCTCGTGCTGTTCACGCGACGACTGAGCGGTAGCTGTGCCCTGGGGACTGCTGGGCACGGGCATCAGATGCTGGTACCTGCCGTGAGCTGCTGCTGCGGCCGTCGACCCCGGGGAGCCTCCTGCTGTTGTGGCCAGTGCCCGGCGGAGCTCCCCCAACCGGGGGGAGGGGCACGACACGGCCTTGGGGGTGGGGATGCTGGGCGTGCGCGACGAGGCGGGGTGAGGTGTGCGCGTGTACGCACAGCGGGCCGACAAGGCTTCCCGTGGGGGTGGTGAGGACACCAGGTAGGTCTCGGCGCTGGAGGGACGAGGGCAGGGGCTTGGCCGGGTTGGGATGTCAGTTGGCTTGTCTGCACACACAGGACTTGTGGTGCCACGGGGCGAATCCGTGGGGACACAGATGAGAGCACTGTCTTGGGTGAGGTTTCACCGCTTCCCCTTTTTCTTGGCTGGATCATTCCACGTGTGCTTGAGAAGTTGTATGGAAGACAGTTTGTAAGCTCCAGGTGTGAGCTTAGCTAAATCTGAGTTGGGTGATGGTTTTGTTAAATTGGGTGAAGGTGAAGCTGCTTTTACTCATGAAAGAACCCAGGTACTGGGTGAAAATGAACAGGAAGGCAGGTGGCATCCGGGAGCCACAGCAGCCGCTGGAACGGACCTGAAAATGTCTGGTGAGTGAGATTTCGAAGGACCAGGCCTCCAGTGCAGGAAGAAGGTAAGAAGGGGAGGTTTGGTGTCAGGCTGGCAGGAGCTCACTCTTGAATGACCAAGTCTCAGTCCTTGGAAGGCCAGCCCCTCACCAAATGTGTGACCAGCCCTTGGATACAGCTGCTGGGCGTGGAGCCTGGAAGTGTCTTCACAAGCCTGTTCTCAGGAAGCCCTGCTCATAGCTTGTAGTCTTCACATTGTAACTGCCATTTTCTTGGCACTGGTGCCCAAACCCTGTTTTGGCTCCGATATAACAAGCCTGATGATGATGTGCATGCAGGTGTGTGTGAGGGATGGATGATAAGCTGAATTTTTTTTGGTACCCTTTCATTTATCCTTTGATAAGCAATCCTGTTGAAATCTGTATTACTGATCACaaggcaaattaaaaaaacatatttgagGTGGTTGGATCAACAAATAGCATGGTTAAAGGAATCTGGAATTTCTAGCTAGCTTCCACTGTCTTAACGGAAGGTACACTTGACATTAAGGTAAACGTGTTAACTATTTCTAAATACTTCTGCAATATTAACAAGGACCTTTGAAGGTACACAAATCTGTGGAAAGAGCTCAAATGCTGCTTCAAAGGTTAGATTGTTTTAACACAGTCTGTAACATGTAATGTTTAACACAAGGCGCTTGGCGTTCAGATGCACCCGGGACCTGTAGGTCATGCTCAGGGAAGGGACTGCATCTGTCCTCCAAGCCTGGGCCCTCTGTCAGAATGGGCCGGTCATGGATGGGACTGAGGCCCTGTCTGCTGTGTCTCAGCTGCCCGCGAGAACAGTgcggctgtgggggtgggggggggctggACATGGCTGCATCTCAGGGGAGTTGTGACTCGGCGTGTCACCAGAGCGTTCCCCCGGCAGTCCTGGAGAGACTTCCCCCTGGCACCCGCGAGGGGCCCCGTGTTCACCAGGCGCACGTCCATTCAGAGGCTCGTCTGACTGCAGGGCCACCCCAGGAGTGTGTCCTGCACCTGCTATCCTGAAGACGCTGGGTCTCGGGACTCAGGAGGCAGCAACACAATGACCCTGGAGAGTTCTGTGGGCAGGCCCAGGTAGTCCTACAAGATGGGGGTGAGCCCGGTGACCTCAGCGGGGAAGCTCTGCTTCCGAGGCTGTGGCCCATCCACAGCTTGCTGCTTTGCATCTGACCGTGAGCTCTGAATCCGTAAGGTGAGGGATGTCTTGTCAGGTTTTAGAAAGGATCTGTATCTGGTGAAACACGGCTCCCCTGGACTGCACTGGAGACCCACTGTGTACTTTGTTGTGGGAAACCCTTCTGGTGTGTTGAGCACACACTGCCCACATCCAGGCCGAGCCCTGGGAGCTGTGCTGGAAGGAATGCTGCCCACCTGAAGCTGGGGAGGGTCTGGGGTGGCCCCAAGGCCCCACCCTCCTGGCTGCAGCTCGTGTTAAGCCCTAGTCTCAGGACCCAGCTCCTCCAGGCTCATCTGCAGGCACTGGACATGGCCTGCTGCTGGAGGGGACAGTGTGGCTGAACCCCCTCTTCCGCAGGTGACCCGACTGCCTGTGAAAGAAAACCAGGCCCCCAGAGCTTTAGAAAAGTAAACTTGCCATCCATTTATTTCCTGTAGTCCTTAAAAACAGAAGAACATGCTTCACACTAAAGCTCTGCAACCCTGCACACCAGAGAGGCAGTCCCACTCATGCTGCGAGCTGGTCCACATCCTCTTGGCTCCTGTTCGCCAGATGAGCTTCAATAATTTCCGCAAAGAGATTCCTCTTCAGCAGATTATATGCCAGAGGTAAAAGCTGGCCAGCAACTttatgaaaatactgaaaaaccAAAGAAGGTGACATTAGCCAGAGAGTTAAGGCACTTGTTTAACAGAGCCCTTGGCGgctgaggggaggaggcaggggcctCTACAGTGGCCGACAGGCTGCGGCCACAAGCAGGACAGGTTCAAGGAGAGCTGCCCACACTCCCACGGCCACTGCTGGGAAGACCGGACTTGAGGCAGATGACAGTCCAGAAATCACCATATCACCTACCTCCCTGACCCTGAAACATCTGAGGCAACTCCTGCTGGAACTGTAGGTGGCTTCTCCTATTTAATGAGGAGGTGTTAACGATAAAACATCGCCactaaattttaaagattttaaagcatATTCCCAAACAGCATTTACTCTTCATCTAGCACAGAACAGATCCCCTATGGCAAGTGAGAGGGAGCCCAATTAGGTGCATGTGTCACACTGACTCTGTGTATGTAGCTAATAGGTCACTGTAACATTTGTTGAGTTgcaaagtcatgttcaactctttttgaggactgtagcccaccaggctcctctgttcatgggattctccaggcaggaagacgagtgggttgccatttcctcctccaggagatcttccccacccagggatcgaacctgcatctcctgcattggcaggcgggtttctttaccactgagccacctgggaagccccatgttacTATATACCTGAGGGCAAAAAAGTCCTGGTCATTCACCTTGGCCAGAACATGAGATGAACCTCAAATAAGAGATGTTCTTAGAACTCAAGAATATTTTAAGACTCTgcttaaaatcatttcaaaaagttcatttggaaattccagctgagtccaccccgccccaccccctgtGCTGGACTCGGGGATACAGACgagcaggggtgtgtgtgtgtgggggggtgctcACTCACGTGGGAACCGTGGCAGAAGAGGTCcagccccagctccagccccatCCCGTAGTCACACTCATCATTAGCAAACTGCACGTaggtcaccatctcctggacaGGGGCGAAGGCCTGGAGTCTGTCAGTGTCGCTCGGGGCCTCCACAATCGTCCTGCAGATTCTCCTGAGGCTGGCTGAGAGAGCAGGGATGCGGTGTTACCTGTGAGCACCCACGCCTGCCGGTGACACCGTCCTTGGGGGCCTCCTGCCTTGGTGATGTAACTCACATCAGCTGTTTTACTTAGGCCGTTTTTATGTGTGCATCTTAACTAAAACCATTTCTTGTTCCAGCAAAGTGTGATGGTTTCTCCATGAGTCTAACTACAACCAGGAGTCACACCAGCTTCCAGAGATTTTCCCTGGGCTAGTCCAGGGTGCACAGACCATGGCCAAGCCTGGCCCACCTGTTTTTAACTGTCCTCAAGATaagaatgtgttttcatttttaaagggttgaaaaaaaacagtatggagaccGAGCATACACAGAGCCTACCTCTGGGCTCATCCACACCAGaagttggattaaaaaaaaaaaaaatcctaatagaCAGTAAAGTTTGCTCTTTTTGCCTTCGTCtaacttgcttttaaaaagcagtacaggaaaagaaatacaagagacaAATCACTGTGGAATTAAACCTTTACCAACGTAGGGGGTGTGGAGCCACAGCACAAATGTAATTTgaggaaaatagagaaaactaCTTAACATTTATCCAAATTAGAAAAAACAGTGCTTTACCATTTCTGATCTTGATGCCCTCGtttgcaccccccaccccactcctcccaAGGGAGCCATATGAAGGGGTGttcccaggacaaaaggaaaggCGAAGGGCAGGGGACGGGCAGAGAGCTCAGGAGAGATTTTATCCTCCTTTTCAACAAAGCAACAATTAGATTTTGTGTATGAGAAGTCCATTTGCAAAGAGTGCTTATACTTAAGAAGTAACTCAGGATGGGCTTCTAGAAGCTAAAAAAATCTACATTCAGATGGAAAACTGTCCACAAATACATGTTTCAGTAACTACTATACTGTAAGTTGACCGTAACGTCAAAGGTTGTGAAATAGTAGGAAAAGTCACCCAGACCATAGGCTTGTATTGTTTCAACTTGTAAAAACACTGTTCTGAGCGGTTAGGCAAGCAGTGCATTAATAATAAGCACGTTACATACTGGGTTACTCCCAGACACCCCTATGGACGGTAGTCACCGCCACTCACCATGTGACGGATGGAAGACATGGTTTAATAAAGTTATACAACCGGTTAAGGCCACACAGCTGCAAACCCAGCTTCAGTTCAAGCCTCCCTGACCCCAGAGCCTGAGTCCTTCATCACTACAGGTGGGGTGGGGAACTGTATCCACCTACTCAACGCAAGGAAACTCGCCCCACACACTAACACGTGCTCATGGCCACATAATACCCTACCGTCTGTTTCCGGGAGCTCTCTGTATCCAACATCGTTTTTATCCACTGGGACAACCAAGCCTGCCCCATGAAAGGTCTTTGTCACCAccttaaataaaacacaaaaataacagGGGAGAGAGACAAAAACAACAGAGGGGGCAAATAAAGCTCATACACAACCCTTAAGACTTCCACAAAATATAATCTGTGCCTTTTATTTCAGTAAATTTGGACCCCAGGGCAGAagtttactattatttctttcctttaaaatcaggTAGAAGTCAAGCACTTGAAATAATTACAAAGCAGTGAAATAACTGGCTTTTATTAACTGTCAGCATATGGAAGTCATCTTTGTgtgccccgccagaggcagggggTAGTGTCAGTTCAGTCCACAGCTGCTGGGCAGAGAGCCAGAGGGCCCACCCGGCAGGAGGGGATATGGCCAGAACTCCTGCCCGTCTGTGAAATGCAGGTCCCCATTTCACCAGGAGCATTCAGACTTGTCAGCAAACTTCCCTTAAGTCAGGCAGCTTCTAGTTTTGGGGCGCCCTTTATGGAGGCAACTTccgacttgcctggtggctcagacggtaaagcggctgcctacaatgcgggagaccggggttggatccctgggtcgggaagatcccctggaggaaatggcaacccactccagtattcttgcctggaaaatcccatggacggaggatcctgttaggccacagtccatggggttgcagagagtcagacacgactgggcgactttacTTTTACGTACTTACGGAGGCAAACAACATAACCATCATCACCATGGTTGAACTCATGGttctaagtttcttttctttttatttatgtgttCACCAGGCTACGTCACAATGGGGTGAGACAggctcccctcccctcactcTAAGGTGGGAAAAGGCCCCTGGTGAAAACTGGGGAGGTAAAACAGCAACCTGAAATCTTACAGCAGCTGGAAATGCCCTTTGCAGGGAGTTTCATTCCCATGCACATTTTTAGAAACTACTTCCTGATCTCAAGGACTAAAAGAGCTGATAAGACAGGAATTCAGTGACTACAACTTACCTGAAAGTCACCCACCCCAGCAGCTCAGTCAGGATCAGAAAAGGAACTGGAGTAGGATTTTCAATAACTAAGCTAATACTTAGTTACCAGTACTAGCTTATTCAGGGTTGACTAGTACTTCATTTGGCTGAGAATGCAGATGAAGGAGACACTGCTCAGAGGCTGGAGGAGACTGGGTGTCCAGACTCCAGTAATAAATGTCCCTCCTCCCCAGAGGTTATCAGGACGGACTCAGAGAATTCTCATTTGCCCCAAAGCAGAATTCTTTCAGCTTCTCTGTTAAGTTACCCAGGCAGGTACAAGTGAAAAACCCAAAGGATCCCAATCCCAGAGGTATTTGCTTTTTATGAAATTCCACTCACACAGCAGGCACAAAAGGAAGGCtggtgggctcaataaagcaaggagaaaagactTCTCACACCATTTCCTGGAGGAATTCACACGCCCCAGTACACAGCTCAGGACCAAGGTCGCCCACACGCCAACTACCCTCAGGGCTGACTATAAAGCTGTAAGGCAGACCTTTGCAAATCTACCCAAAATCACCTGGCATGAAATCAACCAATCTTAGctattatatagaatatatatagtctatataatatatatattctttattatatgTAAGCAAACGTGAGGTACAAAGCCGCTCTTCTAATATGAAATGAGCGACTGGTAAATCAAGATGAGAGAGAGACTGGGCAGGCCTGGCCTGAGCTCTGTGACCACCGCGAGGGGGCCCCGTCCCGTGCCCGCCACACCCGCAGGACTCTTCCAGCCTAGCCCCTCGGGAGGCAGGGGCAGCTCTCctcaggaggggaggagagaaggtgCAGGCCAGCGGGAAAGGAGAGAGgacgccgccccccaccccgaaaCAGCAAAGCAGAGACCGACAGATGGGACTCATACTTTCTTGTCTCTCTGCTTCATCCTCACAGTTCTCTGTTCCAGGGAGAGCCCCAGTTCTCTGGCTGCTTCTGTGAGTTTCTCATCTATGGTTTTCAAGAgactagttttctttttatctgttacttctttaagttttttcatcaaaaataatctgaaaaagaagtaaaagcccTCATTAGTATGTAGCTGTTGTTAGTATGTACGCTCCTGTACTAAGCACACAGACCCTGGGAAGTTGAGGGGAGCCAAGTTACAGGCATCAAACCCCGAGAAACAGACGGCGGAATAATCACCAGCGTTCTCTCAGAGTCCCTAACAGATTCTTCAGACAAGAGAAAAGCAGTATTAATGAATACCTGCCAGTCACAGAAACAGCAAACAAGATCTGTTTATCCCCGTGATGTCTGCAACCAAGACATAAGGTATCTAAAAAGTGAGGTTAAGCCAAGTTTATGTCGCATCACTTGATGCTAGGACCTGACGTACAACCTTGCAGAAGGCTGATgtaacagaagaaaagaatgtgGAGGCTCCAAAAGAGGAGTTTCCACTCGTGCAGAACCAGAGGACCTTTATCATACTTAAACATCAGcaaattcttttaaatgttacCTTCAAATctgttaagaaattttaaaaatgtaaaggaaaGCAAAACTATTTTATAAACTAATACAAAAGCACAAttcaaagtaaattattttttgagtaactattttatttttactttttatttttttggttgcacgtaaggcatgtgggatcttagttcccccacagGGGACTGGACTCGTGCCCCCAGTAGTAGAAGCAGTCTTAATTACCAGACCATCAGTGAAGTACACAACATAAATTTTAAAGGTATGTGAAATAGTATATTATTGCCAGTTATGGAAATAATTATATGTTAAgaatgcaggagagggtgtggagataagggagccctcctacactgttggtgggaatgtaaattggttgcagccactatggggaacagtgtggagggtcctcaaaaaactaaaaacagagctactgtATGATGCAGCAATCGCACTCCTGAGCATAcactggagaaaactataatctGAAAAGATGTGCATGCAACCCCGTGTTCACTGCACAAGttcacaacagccaggacatggaagcaacctagacgtccgtCAGCAGGAGTGGATAAGGACGACGTGGGGCCCATTactgctcagcagtaaaggaacGGAACGACGGCATCTGTGCAGCATGGACGGCCAGAGACTATCATAGTGAGTGGAGTGAGGAAAAGAAGTGTGATAccgtttatatgtggaatctaaaaaacaggacacaaatgaacttacctacaaaacaaaGATGGAgtgacagatgtagaaaacaaactcatggtcaCCGCAGGCAGGGGATAAACTGGGAGGTTGGGAGTGACGCACAGACACtataaaacagacaactaataaggacctactgtatacagcACGCGGGACTCCACACGATAGCCTGTGACAGCCGACACGGGAGGAAAATGTAAAGAACGGGACGTGTGTCTGACTGACTCACGTGCTGTTGAGCAGAAACTCACACGGCATCACAAGCCAGTTGTGCTCCAGGACTTCTTAAAGAAGAAGACTTCTGCCACGAGAGCAGAAGTCAAGGGCGCAGGCACGAGCTGGGATCGGCCCCGCCGGACACACGCCGGCCCCTTCCTGCAGCCACTGCCGGGCTCGCGGGGGGAAGCCGCTCCTACCCAGCAGCGGCGCGGGGCGGTGCCCGCTAGGGCACTGTTCTCACCCCCACGCTGCACATCAGGAGGCTGAGGCAGAGGACCACACCGCACCCAAGCTGACAGAAGGAGTGTGCACGGGTTAGAGCGCCACAGGAGCCAGGACCGCCAGGATCAGCGTCTCCCAACTACAGCAAAGCCCCAGCAAACCGCGTCTGGCCGCAGCAGCCGTGAGTCAGGGGGTCTGTCTGTCAGCACGGCCGCACAGAGCCGGGCACGCGGCGGCGGGCCTGGGGCCCCCACCCTCACTGCCCCTGCCCCCCTCAGGCCCACCCCTACCGGCGGCCGTTGGCGCCGGCCCCCATCCCTGCTGCCCAACGGGACCGTCTCTGCTCCTGTTCAGCTTCTGTCTCAGCTTCAAACCTGCGCTCCGACACTGCTCTGTGGAGCTCGGAGCTGAGATGTGCCCGCAGAAAGGGCCAGACCGTCCTGTGCTGTTCCATGGAACCTGGACCTCAAGAGACTCCTGCGGTGCTCGTGAGGAAAACATCAGTTCCCTAGGCTATGGAGCGCTTCCCCAAAGTGAAGCTCTCCATCCCAGCAGACTTTCCCCATCCCGTTAGTGTGGGagaccacagcacaccagcacCCACCACATTAGCCAAGTCTTCAGGGAGCGAACAGCTGCCACGCTCACAAGGCTGGTTACAACTTCCCCCAGTTCTAATGTTTGCTTTTGAAATCTTGAATTTTTAGAACTGTCAGCAAACAGTCAATTGTTTTCTACAGTTCACTTGAGAAACGGCTTCCAAACACTTACGTCAAAATACCCGGCTGTCTGCCGGCCACTCTCTCCAGTCGAAGTGGAAAACAGCTGAGCTCAGCACTTGGTCCCACAGGGCCGTTCTCGCTGAGACAGACCCTAACGCCCAGGCGTGCAGACGGGCCTTCTCCGCGCTTCCCACCCGGCCACACAGGGCATCGAGCAGACGGTGCCCAGCCGCAGGGCCTGATTCGCGTCGTGGCACTGCTGTGACCATGCACTGTCTGCCGCTCACCCGCTGCCGCCGGCCCGTCGGGGGAGAGAACACCGCCCGACCACCCAGAGCGCCCCTCACGGCCCCTGAGCCGGTGGGCaggcccccaccccactgcctgaGAGCCGCCGCGCAGTCATGG comes from Cervus elaphus chromosome 29, mCerEla1.1, whole genome shotgun sequence and encodes:
- the LOC122685860 gene encoding histone PARylation factor 1; its protein translation is MVGGGAKRRLRGEGPQCEKPANVKKSKSCEADVPSDLRKEVESHYRLPLPEDFYHFWRFCEGLDPEQPADSLSASLGLRLVGPYDILAGKHKIKKKSAGLNFNLHWRFYYDPPEFQTIIIGDSKTQFHMGYFRDSPDELPVFVGTNEAKKNCIIVQSGDNVFAAVKLFLMKKLKEVTDKKKTSLLKTIDEKLTEAARELGLSLEQRTVRMKQRDKKVVTKTFHGAGLVVPVDKNDVGYRELPETDASLRRICRTIVEAPSDTDRLQAFAPVQEMVTYVQFANDECDYGMGLELGLDLFCHGSHYFHKVAGQLLPLAYNLLKRNLFAEIIEAHLANRSQEDVDQLAA